Proteins co-encoded in one Flavobacterium fluviale genomic window:
- a CDS encoding (Fe-S)-binding protein: MKIGLFIPCYVDQFYPKVGIATYELLQKLGCDVEFPMGQTCCGQPMANSGYAHLTKGCDANFIANFSGFDYIVCPSGSCVLHVKDHLHDENQEDKAAAIRNTVYELTEFITDILKIDHIDGRFPYKVGMHVSCHGQRGLKLSQMSELNAPFFSKPEQLLHNIEGLDLVALTRKDECCGFGGTFCVTEEAVSVKMGQDRIKDHESHDVDYITGGDMSCLMHLEGILKRQKSRIKTIHIAEILNSLEN; encoded by the coding sequence ATGAAAATTGGACTTTTTATACCTTGTTATGTCGACCAATTTTATCCAAAAGTAGGAATTGCAACCTACGAATTACTTCAAAAATTAGGCTGTGACGTCGAGTTTCCAATGGGGCAGACCTGCTGCGGACAGCCAATGGCAAACAGTGGTTATGCACATTTAACAAAAGGATGTGACGCCAATTTTATTGCCAATTTTTCTGGATTTGATTATATCGTCTGTCCTTCTGGAAGTTGTGTTTTGCATGTAAAAGACCATTTGCACGACGAAAACCAAGAAGATAAAGCAGCAGCAATTCGAAATACGGTTTACGAACTAACAGAGTTTATAACCGACATTTTAAAAATCGACCATATCGACGGAAGATTTCCTTATAAAGTTGGAATGCACGTAAGCTGTCACGGTCAGCGTGGATTAAAGCTTTCGCAGATGTCTGAATTAAACGCACCATTTTTCTCTAAACCAGAACAATTATTACACAATATTGAAGGTCTTGATTTGGTTGCTTTAACTAGAAAAGACGAATGCTGTGGTTTTGGAGGTACATTTTGTGTTACTGAAGAAGCGGTTTCTGTGAAAATGGGACAAGATCGTATTAAAGATCACGAAAGCCATGATGTGGATTATATCACCGGAGGCGATATGTCTTGCTTAATGCATTTAGAAGGTATTTTAAAAAGACAAAAAAGCAGGATCAAAACCATTCACATTGCTGAAATATTAAATTCACTCGAAAATTAA